One genomic region from Paroceanicella profunda encodes:
- a CDS encoding DUF1330 domain-containing protein, whose amino-acid sequence MLTLIEEEFTRFMAEDDGLPIVMLNLLRFRPDGGRERYAAYLEVAGPLVARYGADIVYVGEGLPALSAETGQAWDAVALVRYPSRRAFADMVQDRDYREKAGPLREASLAEAVLQPTRNP is encoded by the coding sequence ATGCTGACCCTCATTGAAGAAGAATTCACACGTTTCATGGCCGAGGATGACGGCCTGCCGATCGTCATGCTCAACCTGCTCCGGTTCCGGCCGGACGGGGGGCGGGAGCGATACGCCGCATATCTTGAGGTCGCCGGTCCGCTCGTGGCCAGATACGGGGCGGACATCGTCTATGTCGGCGAAGGCCTTCCGGCCCTTTCCGCCGAAACCGGCCAGGCCTGGGACGCCGTGGCGCTGGTCCGTTACCCCAGCCGGCGCGCCTTCGCCGACATGGTGCAGGACCGCGACTACCGGGAAAAGGCGGGCCCCCTGAGAGAGGCGTCGCTTGCGGAGGCCGTTCTTCAGCCGACGCGGAATCCGTAG
- a CDS encoding SDR family oxidoreductase, with the protein MTEPNDTPDSSRRSFLTLTAAGPAALAFGGAASAQTAAEEAALPGRGRAAIVTGSSRGIGAATARRLARDGYAVTVNCLSSTDLAAQVVAGIEAEGGRAIWLQADVADPDAVRALFAANEEAFGGVDVVVGNAGIMNVGPFADMTDAAFDRMIATNVKGGFNTLREAARHVRDGGRIITLSSGIVRQTPPAAAAYAGTKAELQIYARGLAKELAGRNITVNAVAPGAVDTRLLRQHGEEALAGIPEATPLGRLGRPEDIADVIAMLCSEGGGWVNGETVYANGGLN; encoded by the coding sequence ATGACCGAACCGAACGACACCCCCGACAGCTCCCGCCGCAGCTTTCTGACGCTCACTGCGGCCGGCCCGGCAGCCCTCGCCTTCGGCGGCGCGGCCTCTGCGCAGACGGCCGCGGAGGAGGCCGCCCTGCCCGGGCGCGGCCGCGCCGCCATCGTGACCGGATCGTCCCGCGGCATCGGGGCGGCCACCGCCAGACGGCTGGCCCGGGACGGCTATGCCGTCACCGTCAACTGTCTCTCCAGTACCGATCTGGCCGCGCAGGTGGTGGCCGGGATCGAAGCCGAAGGCGGGCGGGCGATCTGGCTGCAGGCGGACGTGGCCGATCCGGATGCGGTGCGCGCCCTGTTCGCGGCCAACGAGGAGGCGTTCGGCGGTGTCGATGTGGTTGTCGGCAACGCGGGCATCATGAATGTCGGCCCCTTCGCGGATATGACCGACGCCGCGTTCGATCGCATGATCGCCACCAATGTGAAGGGTGGCTTCAACACGCTGCGCGAGGCGGCGCGCCATGTGCGGGACGGTGGCCGCATCATCACCCTGTCCTCGGGGATCGTTCGGCAAACGCCCCCGGCCGCCGCCGCCTATGCCGGCACGAAGGCGGAGCTGCAGATCTATGCACGCGGTCTGGCCAAGGAACTTGCCGGAAGAAACATCACGGTCAACGCGGTCGCCCCGGGCGCTGTCGACACCCGGTTGCTGCGCCAGCACGGGGAAGAGGCCCTGGCAGGCATCCCCGAGGCAACGCCGCTGGGCCGGCTCGGGCGCCCGGAGGACATTGCCGACGTGATCGCCATGCTCTGTTCCGAGGGCGGCGGCTGGGTAAACGGAGAGACCGTCTACGCGAACGGCGGTCTGAACTGA